A region of Desulfovibrio desulfuricans DSM 642 DNA encodes the following proteins:
- a CDS encoding thioesterase II family protein, whose amino-acid sequence MSKLSPWLIFDRLPEPDDLILFCLHFAGGQAAVFRQWQENAPQGTAICRVQLPGHGTRMNEPLLSDMESVLDGLLHASSPWLGQRFAFFGHSMGGTIAAEWAIRLQEENMPLPQCLFISASEPAHKHWWPPCSDLPTDAFRSFIFSNGGIPREVMEHEELMEIFEPILRADYALLESWAPKPVRSIHVPIVAFAGMDDTVVPQPVVREWKRFAASAWELRHIPGGHFFIQTHAELVMSSTFDCLTKLNEGALE is encoded by the coding sequence ATGTCTAAGTTGAGCCCCTGGCTTATCTTTGATCGTTTGCCGGAGCCGGATGACCTGATTCTTTTCTGCCTGCACTTTGCAGGAGGGCAGGCGGCTGTTTTTCGGCAGTGGCAGGAAAATGCGCCGCAGGGCACAGCCATTTGCCGGGTGCAGCTGCCCGGGCACGGCACGCGCATGAATGAGCCGCTCCTGTCGGACATGGAATCGGTACTGGATGGACTGCTGCATGCGTCCAGTCCCTGGCTGGGTCAGCGATTTGCGTTTTTCGGGCATTCCATGGGCGGCACCATTGCCGCTGAATGGGCCATTCGGCTTCAGGAGGAAAACATGCCTTTGCCGCAGTGCCTTTTTATCAGCGCCTCGGAACCTGCGCACAAGCACTGGTGGCCTCCGTGCAGCGACTTGCCAACAGATGCGTTCAGATCGTTCATTTTCAGCAATGGGGGCATCCCGCGCGAAGTCATGGAGCATGAGGAACTGATGGAAATATTCGAGCCCATTCTTCGTGCGGACTACGCCCTACTTGAAAGCTGGGCTCCAAAACCAGTGCGTTCCATCCATGTTCCCATTGTGGCCTTTGCCGGTATGGATGACACCGTGGTTCCACAACCGGTGGTGCGCGAGTGGAAGCGTTTTGCGGCGTCTGCATGGGAACTGCGGCATATACCGGGCGGACATTTTTTTATTCAGACACATGCGGAGCTGGTGATGTCCAGCACTTTCGACTGCCTGACAAAATTGAATGAAGGAGCGCTGGAATGA
- a CDS encoding non-ribosomal peptide synthetase: MTKWNEDRPDAVAVIGAAARFPGAVSLDAFWDAVRTGRNCTTDTAIEDLRAGGVPDADLGVDGYITAMGRLDDVMAFDAGFFGISAHEAELMDPQQRKFLECAYEALESAGYAPGVNENRVGVYASASHSSYLPSAILGAGTARVTEALQMAIGNDRDYLATRISNLLDLTGPSLTVQTACSSSLTAIHLACQSLLAGECDMALAGGVSITLPQMDGYRHREGLILSRSGVCRPFDAQADGTVNGNGVGVILLKPLDAALRDGDVIHAIVRGTAVNNDGASKVGYTAPSVHGEAAAVAEALGVSCVLPEKIEFISTHGTATAIGDPIEIEALTRALETSKREYCTLGAIKANIGHLDAAAGIAGFMVAMLALEKAELPPIANFCSPNPALRLNETPFVIRKTATRWTNATRYAMANAFGFGGTNVSIVLESAPEVAEPNKYDDDGPFILPLSAHTQSALDALVDIWRQYAAQCPHLSHACWTAACRRSHRAYRMAFVGKSRAELVAALAAYPQKNVLVQNAQENTAIEAVMPAATLLQSLCHKFGNARETIGQYAAEAAMDLETALGQQKFCADALDKFCQAIGVEPLALRLRVAPDAGATLLHFLQHVASAYASGKQIGWDHLLDGRITRIPLTPFCRATYCHALAQRREYVPHDPVEAAQAAAARMAATAGHVLEPHMLVEREALLENLCAGAVARAFARLGFPSRATVAQALEAMRIPPQFSQLVERLLLALHEKGLLRRDGDFYHDLAQVSEAAFSELEAETQPVWEAWGAMESVVLSTAERLPDLLTGQLDLRETFMPGGNLSGARRVYSELPNSVYFNALVREHVREWLEKTASGEAVRIFEIGGGTAATAERILPLLPPDRSTYMFTDVSPVFLKQAKQRFSEYGFLRTGLFNMEERPEIQGVETGIYDIVIAANVLHAAKDLSVAVRHAASLLRPGGMLLLYEITRANFLGEITTGLLLPDITDCDARGIQPMASNKTWESVLAASGFGDIQILPRDDQAEAALPDRVLSARYLTNNVKAGAVLPAGCTYQTVWEPRDITGKGAGLGRILLLATHEDAPQFAAEAKKRGLVLTLVPAECTVADLREWTDRQALCTVLDARALSETTHSTNCAEQERLCGGMLHLLSLFTARELGGTKWQWATLTKGAARTVLHPAQATYWGMNRVVSMGHPELGLRQFDLADASAGTISTLFDLLESGESEELNAIDGGQWLVPRLERRAIADLPPCGKTPDTTGWQVIVGGLGGIGMALARELVSQGFLRIALLSRRAPGPEELQAIAEIEKSGAQGASIVCVQADVTDYSALALAAAHLESQAAIRAVYHCAVVKRVSGADERDPWPAFWQIMAPKVLGAWNLHRLSEERKLTLDRMVFFSSSVSIAPPYSLPHYVAANTYLDALALWRRDQGLPALSVSWGAWKDIGTVSDPAQADHLRNGGLYGFSPAEGMALLNAVLGRDTAHLAVMKVDWSRLLRQYGERFPAYFSRFCGRGAAQPVTSSKHGVNTASPVAERSHILSSLRSAKGENERRSMLEAWLKERFAALLKTGVESIGRTASLFDLGVDSLMFIEMTDGLEKDLDIKISPSSLLQNFTVENITAKLLPDLKLGSNTASPLAELFIPEPHKRYEPFNLTDVQRAYWIGRRQEMALGNTACQGYIEFDCENLDVERLQSAWLCLIARHDTLRTIIGEDGLQRVLESAPDFSIAVHDLTGLTDAERNDALVGIRGRLSHKVHDPMLWPLFDVEVSLLSGRMRRLHVLMDNVVMDGRSISILLAEWAALYHNPDHSLPPEEISFRDYISALERYRRTEAYQQAEAYWDAETKLLPPAPELPLATQPECIEKPRFARHDYRMVPYLWQALKAAAGRHGVTFSSVLLTAYADVLGLWSRSSSLTVNAPVFTRLPFHPAVNNVLGEFTSSILVRCETGRGMPFADKVKAVQQRVFDGLKYCQVSGIEVMRRKIRDGASSRSVRMPVVFTSTFGLAKKADTGFASSIEGFSSLGREVFNISQTPQVWIDNHVHDRDGTLSIYWDVVEELFPAGMIDSMFAAYCGTLERLAKDDAAWMADVPAEFEVKVEQPLPLKEKAQLLHAGFVRNAAQYPDHTAVIDADRVMTYGELFREAAMLAGRIAALIAPKSHEIPLVAVALPRGHQQAVAVLAVLFAGAAYVPIDPDWPLPRRKAVLDEARPACVVSLMDEDAANWNSLPMCPVRDLVAENCGQAIVQDALLRTDPGSLAYVIFTSGTTGVPKGVMMSHAAAMVTIDEINRRFCVREHDRVLALSALTFDLSVYDFFGIWAAGGGVVMLRESTIRRPDVWRVLMEQHGVTVWNSVPMFWQMLLESGEIPQTPPRLAFLSGDSIPVSLPAESAKRFPTTHMVSLGGATEAGIWSICHEMAPDDPQPGWQSIPYGKALAGQSFQVRHEDMRICPEHVAGELYIGGAALALGYLHNLELTAARFVHSPSGGERLYKTGDMGVRHADGAIEFLGRLDTQVKVGGFRIELGDVEAALAALPDVALCAAVLAGAGQLAAFVVPANTPSAPTAEALQKALGEALPRYMVPALIRVVDRMPLTPNGKIDRRALAELAGQAVARAQGAVPPSTSSYSSEAMLCDVWREVLGVPVAPADNVFALGAESLGAVRAEALVKKRYGLKLPLQTVFDHPVVSEMANCLDERLLPNVGTLRSSASSEVLFCLGDAVTDGSSFHDFARYWPLGSVKTVSVMPMKSDTLETSVARLCRHISLAQPQGPLRVAGYCAGGLLAWLVAEHLQEMGRVVDRLVLIDCMPLPPGIHNNASMLEGIVLGMAGHSAPELLENLGGLCALLEGAEYKKTAVPSAFVESQEIVGQGQGFEFWRNRADLLHKIPSPGTHADCLKRKQLLVWLGEFVDWFETAGEA, encoded by the coding sequence ATGACCAAGTGGAATGAAGACAGGCCTGATGCCGTTGCGGTTATCGGAGCAGCGGCACGTTTTCCGGGGGCGGTATCGCTCGATGCATTTTGGGATGCCGTGCGGACTGGTCGCAATTGTACCACAGATACCGCAATTGAGGATTTGAGGGCTGGAGGCGTTCCTGATGCCGACCTCGGTGTGGATGGCTACATTACAGCCATGGGTCGTCTTGATGATGTAATGGCCTTTGATGCCGGTTTTTTTGGTATAAGCGCTCACGAGGCGGAGTTGATGGACCCGCAGCAGCGTAAGTTTCTCGAATGCGCATACGAGGCTCTGGAAAGTGCGGGTTATGCGCCGGGCGTCAACGAAAACCGTGTGGGGGTCTACGCATCTGCCAGCCACAGCAGTTATCTGCCTTCGGCTATCCTTGGCGCGGGAACCGCCCGCGTGACGGAAGCATTGCAAATGGCCATTGGCAATGACAGGGATTACCTTGCCACGCGTATTTCCAATCTTCTTGATCTCACAGGCCCCAGCCTTACGGTGCAGACGGCCTGCTCGTCATCGCTTACCGCCATACACCTGGCCTGCCAGAGCCTGCTTGCGGGCGAATGCGATATGGCGCTGGCTGGTGGGGTGTCCATAACCTTGCCCCAGATGGACGGATACCGACACAGGGAAGGGCTTATTCTTTCGCGCAGCGGCGTATGCCGTCCTTTTGACGCGCAGGCAGATGGAACCGTCAACGGCAACGGCGTAGGGGTCATCCTGCTTAAGCCGCTTGATGCGGCGCTCAGGGATGGAGATGTCATCCATGCCATTGTGCGCGGAACCGCCGTCAACAATGACGGGGCCAGCAAGGTGGGCTATACGGCTCCGTCTGTTCATGGCGAGGCTGCGGCTGTGGCCGAGGCTCTTGGAGTAAGTTGCGTTTTGCCAGAGAAAATAGAATTCATTTCCACTCACGGCACCGCAACGGCAATAGGAGACCCCATTGAGATAGAGGCCCTCACGCGGGCCCTTGAAACCTCCAAAAGGGAATACTGCACACTTGGCGCTATAAAGGCCAATATTGGGCACCTTGACGCAGCGGCAGGCATAGCGGGTTTCATGGTGGCCATGCTGGCGCTTGAAAAGGCGGAGTTGCCGCCGATTGCCAATTTTTGCTCGCCCAATCCTGCCTTGCGGTTGAACGAAACCCCCTTTGTTATCAGAAAAACCGCAACCCGCTGGACGAATGCCACACGCTACGCCATGGCCAATGCGTTTGGTTTTGGCGGGACCAACGTTTCCATCGTGCTTGAATCTGCGCCAGAAGTGGCTGAACCCAATAAATATGACGATGATGGGCCGTTTATACTGCCGCTTTCAGCCCACACCCAAAGCGCGCTGGATGCGCTGGTGGATATATGGCGGCAGTACGCCGCTCAGTGCCCCCACCTGTCGCACGCCTGCTGGACAGCAGCCTGCCGCCGCAGCCACCGGGCCTACCGCATGGCTTTTGTGGGTAAATCCCGCGCGGAGCTTGTGGCCGCGCTTGCAGCGTATCCGCAAAAAAATGTCCTTGTGCAGAATGCGCAGGAAAACACCGCTATCGAGGCTGTAATGCCTGCCGCAACGCTGCTTCAAAGTCTTTGCCACAAGTTTGGCAATGCGCGTGAGACCATTGGACAGTATGCTGCCGAGGCCGCAATGGATCTGGAAACTGCTCTTGGGCAGCAGAAATTTTGCGCCGATGCGCTGGATAAATTTTGTCAGGCCATTGGAGTCGAACCATTGGCATTGCGACTCAGAGTTGCACCCGATGCGGGTGCAACTCTGCTGCATTTCTTGCAACATGTTGCCAGCGCCTATGCTTCTGGCAAACAGATAGGCTGGGATCACCTGCTTGACGGACGGATTACACGTATTCCTCTCACGCCCTTTTGTCGGGCGACGTACTGCCATGCGCTTGCGCAGCGGCGGGAATATGTTCCGCATGACCCGGTAGAGGCCGCGCAGGCGGCAGCAGCGCGCATGGCTGCAACAGCGGGGCATGTTCTTGAACCACATATGTTGGTGGAACGTGAGGCTCTGCTGGAGAATCTGTGCGCGGGCGCAGTGGCACGGGCCTTTGCCAGGCTGGGATTCCCCAGCAGGGCAACGGTTGCCCAAGCGCTTGAAGCCATGCGTATTCCCCCCCAGTTCTCGCAGCTTGTAGAAAGGCTGCTTCTGGCCCTGCACGAAAAAGGTCTGCTGCGTCGCGATGGGGATTTTTATCATGATCTTGCGCAAGTATCGGAAGCGGCATTCAGCGAGCTAGAGGCAGAAACGCAACCCGTCTGGGAAGCCTGGGGGGCAATGGAATCCGTAGTTCTTTCCACTGCGGAACGCTTGCCCGATCTGCTGACAGGGCAGCTTGACCTGCGGGAAACATTCATGCCGGGAGGCAACCTGAGCGGAGCGCGCAGGGTGTATTCCGAACTGCCCAATTCCGTATATTTCAACGCTCTTGTGCGGGAGCATGTGCGCGAATGGCTTGAAAAAACGGCATCGGGAGAGGCTGTACGCATTTTTGAAATAGGCGGTGGAACAGCCGCCACAGCCGAACGTATCTTGCCTCTGTTGCCGCCAGACAGATCCACATACATGTTTACCGATGTGTCACCCGTGTTTCTCAAACAGGCAAAGCAGCGGTTTTCAGAATATGGATTTCTTCGCACCGGTCTGTTCAACATGGAAGAGCGGCCGGAAATTCAGGGAGTTGAGACGGGCATCTATGATATCGTCATCGCTGCAAACGTGCTGCACGCCGCCAAAGACCTGAGCGTTGCCGTAAGGCATGCGGCCTCACTGCTGCGCCCTGGCGGCATGCTGCTTTTGTATGAGATAACCCGTGCCAATTTTCTGGGTGAGATAACCACGGGGCTTTTGCTGCCTGATATCACGGATTGCGATGCCCGTGGCATCCAGCCCATGGCCTCCAATAAAACATGGGAGTCTGTGCTCGCTGCCAGCGGATTTGGCGATATCCAGATTTTGCCGCGTGACGATCAGGCGGAGGCGGCCCTGCCGGACAGGGTGCTTTCGGCCCGGTATCTGACCAATAACGTCAAGGCAGGAGCGGTGCTTCCTGCCGGGTGCACCTATCAGACGGTTTGGGAACCAAGGGATATTACGGGCAAGGGGGCCGGGCTGGGCAGAATTTTACTGCTGGCAACCCATGAAGATGCCCCACAGTTTGCGGCAGAGGCAAAAAAACGCGGTCTGGTGCTTACGCTTGTTCCGGCAGAATGCACGGTGGCAGACCTGCGGGAGTGGACAGATAGGCAGGCCCTCTGCACCGTGCTTGACGCAAGAGCCCTGAGCGAAACAACGCACAGCACAAACTGCGCGGAGCAAGAGCGCCTTTGCGGTGGAATGCTCCATCTGCTTTCGCTGTTTACCGCCAGAGAACTGGGCGGAACAAAATGGCAATGGGCTACATTGACCAAGGGGGCCGCGCGCACTGTGCTGCATCCGGCCCAGGCCACCTATTGGGGAATGAACCGTGTTGTATCCATGGGCCATCCGGAACTGGGGCTGCGCCAGTTTGACCTTGCCGATGCGTCAGCCGGAACCATAAGCACTCTTTTTGACCTGCTTGAAAGCGGAGAATCTGAAGAACTCAACGCCATCGATGGGGGGCAGTGGCTGGTGCCAAGGCTTGAGCGCCGGGCTATTGCGGATCTTCCCCCATGCGGCAAAACGCCAGACACCACAGGCTGGCAGGTTATTGTGGGAGGTCTGGGCGGCATAGGAATGGCCTTGGCTAGGGAGCTGGTTTCCCAGGGTTTTCTGCGCATAGCACTGCTCAGCCGTCGCGCTCCCGGCCCGGAAGAACTGCAAGCCATTGCAGAGATAGAAAAAAGCGGCGCACAGGGTGCAAGTATAGTTTGTGTTCAGGCCGACGTAACGGACTACTCCGCACTTGCACTGGCAGCTGCCCATCTGGAATCACAGGCCGCAATACGCGCAGTATACCATTGCGCCGTGGTCAAGCGCGTCAGCGGTGCGGATGAACGCGATCCCTGGCCCGCCTTCTGGCAGATTATGGCTCCAAAGGTTCTTGGGGCATGGAATCTCCACCGCCTTTCCGAGGAGCGCAAGCTGACGCTGGACAGGATGGTGTTCTTTTCCTCCTCGGTCAGCATTGCTCCGCCGTACAGTTTGCCACATTACGTTGCCGCCAATACCTATCTGGACGCACTTGCCCTCTGGCGGCGCGATCAGGGCTTGCCCGCGCTTTCCGTCAGCTGGGGGGCGTGGAAGGACATCGGCACGGTTTCCGATCCTGCCCAGGCCGACCATCTGCGCAACGGCGGGCTATACGGTTTTTCACCTGCTGAAGGCATGGCCCTGCTGAACGCTGTTCTTGGCAGAGATACGGCGCATCTGGCGGTGATGAAGGTCGATTGGTCACGCCTGCTCAGGCAGTACGGGGAGCGCTTTCCTGCCTATTTTTCCCGGTTTTGCGGCAGGGGTGCGGCGCAACCGGTCACGTCCTCCAAGCATGGCGTCAATACGGCCAGCCCTGTTGCGGAGCGGTCACACATCCTTTCATCTCTGCGAAGCGCCAAGGGAGAAAACGAACGGCGCTCCATGCTGGAAGCGTGGCTTAAAGAGCGTTTTGCCGCACTGCTGAAGACAGGAGTGGAATCCATTGGCCGCACTGCAAGCCTCTTTGATCTGGGTGTGGACTCCCTGATGTTCATAGAGATGACAGATGGGCTTGAGAAAGACCTGGATATCAAAATTTCGCCAAGCAGCCTGCTTCAGAACTTCACTGTTGAAAACATTACGGCCAAGTTGCTGCCAGACCTGAAACTGGGGAGCAATACCGCAAGCCCGCTTGCAGAGTTGTTTATTCCAGAGCCGCACAAGCGGTACGAACCTTTCAACTTAACGGATGTGCAGCGGGCCTACTGGATTGGCCGTCGGCAGGAAATGGCCTTGGGTAATACCGCTTGCCAGGGATACATCGAATTTGACTGCGAAAATCTTGATGTGGAGCGGCTGCAAAGCGCCTGGCTATGTCTGATAGCCCGACATGATACCCTGAGAACCATAATTGGCGAGGACGGATTGCAGCGCGTACTTGAAAGTGCGCCGGATTTCAGCATTGCGGTGCATGACCTGACGGGCCTGACTGACGCTGAGCGGAATGATGCGCTGGTGGGCATACGCGGCAGGCTTTCGCACAAGGTGCACGATCCCATGCTGTGGCCTCTGTTTGATGTGGAGGTTTCGTTGCTTTCCGGCAGAATGCGGCGTTTGCATGTGCTTATGGACAATGTGGTGATGGATGGAAGGAGCATCAGTATCCTTCTGGCAGAGTGGGCTGCTTTGTACCATAATCCGGATCACTCCCTGCCGCCGGAAGAAATCTCATTCCGTGACTATATTTCCGCGCTTGAGCGTTACCGCAGAACAGAAGCCTACCAGCAGGCAGAAGCCTACTGGGATGCGGAGACAAAACTGCTGCCGCCAGCCCCGGAACTGCCGCTGGCAACACAGCCAGAATGCATAGAAAAACCCAGGTTTGCCAGGCACGACTACCGTATGGTTCCATACTTGTGGCAAGCTCTCAAAGCTGCCGCAGGGCGGCATGGGGTAACGTTTTCTTCTGTGCTGCTCACGGCCTATGCGGATGTTCTGGGCCTTTGGAGCCGGTCTTCCAGTTTGACGGTCAACGCCCCTGTCTTCACCCGTCTGCCGTTCCATCCCGCTGTAAACAATGTGCTTGGCGAGTTTACATCAAGTATACTGGTGCGTTGCGAAACAGGCCGGGGTATGCCCTTTGCCGACAAAGTCAAGGCTGTGCAGCAGCGTGTTTTTGACGGGCTGAAATATTGCCAGGTCAGCGGCATTGAGGTCATGCGCCGTAAAATACGTGACGGAGCTTCCTCACGATCAGTGCGGATGCCTGTTGTTTTTACCAGCACCTTTGGCCTCGCAAAAAAGGCGGATACAGGTTTTGCATCGTCCATTGAGGGATTTTCTTCTCTCGGGCGGGAAGTTTTTAATATCAGCCAAACACCACAGGTCTGGATAGATAATCATGTGCACGACCGTGATGGAACGCTGAGCATTTACTGGGATGTGGTGGAAGAACTGTTCCCGGCTGGAATGATAGACAGCATGTTTGCGGCCTATTGCGGTACGCTTGAACGACTGGCCAAAGACGATGCTGCCTGGATGGCCGATGTGCCCGCAGAGTTCGAGGTGAAGGTGGAGCAGCCTTTGCCGCTGAAGGAAAAAGCGCAATTGCTGCATGCCGGCTTTGTTCGCAATGCCGCTCAATATCCTGACCACACGGCTGTTATTGATGCAGACAGGGTGATGACCTACGGCGAACTTTTCAGGGAAGCAGCCATGCTGGCGGGGAGGATTGCCGCCCTGATTGCTCCAAAGAGTCACGAAATTCCTCTCGTGGCCGTGGCCTTGCCAAGAGGGCATCAGCAGGCAGTGGCGGTGCTGGCCGTGCTTTTTGCCGGTGCGGCCTATGTTCCCATTGATCCCGATTGGCCGTTGCCGCGCCGTAAGGCCGTGCTTGACGAGGCAAGGCCCGCTTGCGTGGTGTCCTTGATGGACGAAGACGCGGCAAACTGGAATAGCCTGCCCATGTGCCCTGTTCGGGATCTCGTAGCGGAAAATTGCGGTCAAGCCATAGTTCAGGATGCGTTGTTGCGCACGGATCCCGGCTCGCTTGCATACGTTATATTTACATCGGGCACCACGGGAGTGCCCAAGGGCGTCATGATGAGCCATGCCGCCGCAATGGTGACCATTGATGAAATCAACAGGCGGTTTTGCGTTAGGGAGCATGATCGGGTGCTTGCCCTGTCGGCATTGACCTTTGACCTCTCCGTGTACGATTTCTTTGGTATATGGGCCGCTGGCGGGGGAGTTGTCATGCTCCGTGAATCCACCATCCGCCGTCCGGATGTATGGCGGGTGCTCATGGAACAGCACGGTGTCACTGTATGGAATTCCGTCCCCATGTTCTGGCAGATGCTGCTTGAATCTGGCGAAATACCCCAAACACCACCGCGACTGGCCTTTTTGAGCGGCGACAGCATCCCTGTGAGCTTGCCTGCCGAAAGCGCAAAGCGGTTTCCGACAACGCATATGGTGAGCCTGGGAGGAGCCACAGAGGCTGGCATCTGGTCAATCTGCCACGAAATGGCTCCAGATGACCCGCAGCCGGGCTGGCAGAGTATCCCATACGGCAAGGCCCTTGCCGGGCAGAGTTTTCAGGTGCGGCATGAGGATATGCGTATATGCCCTGAACATGTGGCTGGAGAACTCTATATCGGCGGCGCAGCGCTGGCCCTTGGGTATCTGCATAATCTGGAGCTCACAGCCGCGCGGTTCGTCCATTCGCCGTCGGGCGGAGAGCGGCTCTATAAAACAGGCGATATGGGCGTCAGGCATGCCGATGGAGCTATCGAATTTCTTGGCCGTCTGGACACGCAGGTTAAAGTGGGCGGATTCCGCATAGAACTTGGCGATGTGGAGGCCGCTCTGGCCGCCCTGCCGGATGTGGCGCTCTGCGCGGCTGTGCTGGCAGGGGCGGGGCAACTGGCAGCCTTTGTGGTTCCAGCCAACACGCCCAGCGCGCCAACTGCGGAGGCTCTGCAAAAGGCGCTTGGGGAAGCACTTCCCCGGTACATGGTGCCCGCGCTCATCAGGGTTGTTGATCGAATGCCCCTCACCCCCAATGGAAAAATAGACCGGCGCGCGCTTGCTGAACTCGCCGGGCAGGCGGTTGCCCGTGCGCAGGGCGCCGTTCCTCCTTCAACTTCCTCGTATTCTTCCGAGGCAATGCTCTGCGATGTCTGGCGAGAGGTGCTGGGCGTGCCAGTTGCCCCTGCGGACAATGTTTTTGCCCTGGGCGCGGAGTCTCTTGGCGCGGTAAGAGCGGAGGCGCTCGTCAAAAAACGGTACGGTCTGAAACTTCCTTTGCAGACAGTGTTTGATCACCCTGTGGTGAGCGAAATGGCCAATTGCCTGGACGAGCGTTTGTTGCCGAATGTGGGCACTCTGCGCTCGTCAGCATCTTCAGAAGTGCTGTTCTGCCTCGGCGATGCGGTGACGGACGGAAGCAGTTTCCATGATTTTGCACGCTACTGGCCTCTGGGAAGCGTGAAAACAGTATCCGTGATGCCCATGAAAAGTGACACCCTTGAAACATCTGTTGCGCGGTTGTGCCGCCATATCTCACTTGCACAACCGCAAGGCCCGCTACGGGTGGCGGGCTATTGCGCAGGAGGCCTGCTTGCCTGGCTGGTGGCGGAACACCTGCAGGAAATGGGGCGCGTGGTGGACAGGCTTGTTCTGATTGACTGCATGCCCCTTCCGCCCGGCATCCACAACAATGCTTCAATGTTGGAAGGAATTGTGCTGGGTATGGCCGGACACTCCGCGCCTGAGTTGCTGGAAAACCTTGGCGGCCTGTGCGCACTGCTTGAGGGCGCGGAGTATAAAAAAACCGCCGTGCCCAGCGCCTTTGTGGAAAGTCAGGAAATAGTGGGACAGGGGCAGGGTTTTGAGTTCTGGCGTAACAGGGCAGACCTGCTCCACAAAATTCCCTCACCCGGAACACACGCCGACTGCCTGAAGCGCAAACAGCTTCTGGTGTGGCTTGGAGAATTTGTCGACTGGTTTGAAACAGCGGGGGAGGCGTAG